ATACTCACCGAGGCGGGCGGCGTTTTGTCCGAGCTCGAGGGCGTTCCCTTGCGCTACAATCGTCCGCAACTGCGGCGCGACATGCTGGTCGCCGCGCCGCAAGCAATCTTTCCGGAGAGTCTCGCCTTGGCGCGGGCCGTTTCGAAGGGCGTCATATGAGCGAAACGACTACACAGGACGGCGGCGCGCCGAAGCAGGCGCTGCATCTCGTTTTCGGGGGCGAGCTCGTCGACCTCCAGGGCGTCGCCTTCCGCGATCCGTCGAAAATCGACATCGTCGGCATCTATCCCGACAATGACGCCGCGCTCGCCGCCTGGAAGGCGAAAGCGCATGCGACGGTCGACAACGCCCATATGC
This genomic window from Methylosinus sp. H3A contains:
- a CDS encoding DUF4170 domain-containing protein — its product is MSETTTQDGGAPKQALHLVFGGELVDLQGVAFRDPSKIDIVGIYPDNDAALAAWKAKAHATVDNAHMRYFVVQLHSLLDPDAN